A window from uncultured Desulfobacter sp. encodes these proteins:
- a CDS encoding ATP-binding cassette domain-containing protein — MNSIVALPIKETGVESASLMHADGICKTFDTPGGKKIQALDGISLKIFHGRVTGLVGADGAGKTTLIRIAAGLLVPTAGRMTLLGLDTVDHSLEIQSRVGYMPQKFGLYQDLTVIENLRLYADLQGVALKLRHDRFDRLLAMTDLAAYTKRRAGALSGGMKQKLGLACALVKSPELLLLDEPTVGVDPVSRRELWKIVYDLVEKERIGVLVSTAYLDEAQRCDQVNVLHQGRLLAKGRPDEFTSEMQGRVFLAAPDEQMRGRQIYTRLAGQEGIADTTIRSGRVRVVVDSAFSPENDNAKDAGRQKIANLLNRPADTIKPAAPTFEDAFMALVPKGDAQLHTSSQTLTTSWVKEPSSGDKAAVMTNSLCKKFGDFTAVSNLTLDVRQGEIFGLLGPNGAGKSTTFRMLCGLLPATSGEIQVAGRNLRRSRAKARARLGYMAQQFSLYGQLSVTENFRFFGRAYGLSGSRLKERMAWAFTEFGLDDWRDKPTGALPGGYKQRLSMATALLHEPDILFLDEPTSGVDPFARREFWLRINGFAEQGVTVIVTTHFMEEAEYCDRMVIISRGKTLAMGTPGEIRSLARTPENPDPTMDDAFIFLSQGDQS; from the coding sequence ATGAACAGCATTGTGGCATTGCCAATAAAGGAAACGGGAGTTGAAAGCGCTTCCCTGATGCATGCAGACGGCATATGCAAAACCTTTGACACCCCGGGCGGTAAAAAAATTCAGGCCCTGGACGGTATCAGCCTCAAAATTTTCCATGGCCGGGTGACCGGCCTTGTGGGAGCGGACGGTGCGGGAAAAACCACTCTTATCCGCATTGCCGCAGGGCTTTTGGTGCCCACGGCCGGCCGGATGACCCTGCTGGGCCTGGACACTGTGGACCACAGCCTGGAAATTCAGAGCCGTGTGGGGTATATGCCCCAGAAATTCGGTTTGTACCAGGACCTGACCGTCATCGAAAATTTAAGACTGTATGCGGATCTCCAGGGGGTTGCATTAAAATTGCGGCATGACCGTTTTGACAGGTTGCTTGCCATGACCGATCTGGCCGCGTATACCAAAAGACGGGCCGGGGCTCTTTCCGGCGGCATGAAGCAGAAACTGGGCCTGGCCTGTGCCCTGGTGAAATCTCCTGAATTGCTCCTTTTGGACGAACCCACCGTGGGGGTGGACCCGGTCTCCCGTCGGGAGCTGTGGAAGATCGTCTATGACTTGGTGGAAAAGGAGCGGATCGGGGTTCTGGTATCCACGGCCTATCTGGATGAGGCACAACGCTGCGATCAGGTGAACGTGCTCCACCAGGGACGCCTTCTGGCTAAGGGCCGTCCAGATGAGTTTACATCAGAGATGCAGGGTCGGGTCTTCCTTGCCGCCCCGGATGAACAGATGCGGGGCAGACAGATTTACACCCGGCTTGCCGGACAGGAAGGCATTGCCGACACCACCATCCGGTCCGGGCGGGTGCGGGTGGTCGTTGACAGCGCATTCTCCCCGGAAAATGACAATGCCAAGGACGCTGGAAGGCAGAAAATTGCAAACTTGCTGAACCGCCCGGCAGACACAATAAAACCGGCAGCCCCGACCTTTGAAGATGCGTTTATGGCCCTGGTTCCAAAGGGCGATGCCCAGCTGCATACATCTTCTCAGACTTTGACAACCTCATGGGTCAAGGAACCGTCGTCCGGGGATAAAGCGGCAGTTATGACAAATAGTTTATGCAAAAAGTTTGGCGATTTTACGGCGGTCTCCAATCTCACCCTTGATGTCCGCCAAGGCGAAATTTTTGGATTACTGGGGCCCAACGGCGCCGGAAAAAGCACCACTTTCCGCATGTTGTGCGGACTTTTACCCGCCACATCCGGGGAAATCCAGGTGGCGGGACGCAATCTGCGACGCTCCCGGGCCAAAGCCAGGGCACGTCTGGGATATATGGCCCAGCAGTTTTCACTTTACGGTCAGCTCAGTGTGACGGAGAACTTTAGGTTTTTCGGCAGGGCATATGGGCTTTCCGGCAGCCGGCTCAAAGAGAGAATGGCCTGGGCCTTTACCGAATTCGGGCTGGATGACTGGCGGGACAAACCGACCGGGGCGCTTCCCGGCGGGTACAAACAGCGTCTTTCCATGGCCACGGCCCTGCTCCACGAACCGGACATCCTGTTTCTGGATGAGCCCACTTCCGGGGTGGATCCCTTTGCACGACGGGAGTTCTGGCTGCGCATCAACGGGTTTGCCGAACAGGGGGTGACCGTCATCGTCACCACCCATTTTATGGAAGAGGCGGAATACTGCGACCGCATGGTGATCATCAGCCGGGGCAAAACCCTGGCCATGGGCACGCCGGGGGAGATCCGCAGCCTGGCCCGGACACCGGAAAACCCGGACCCCACCATGGATGATGCCTTTATCTTTCTTTCCCAGGGAGATCAGTCATGA
- a CDS encoding efflux RND transporter periplasmic adaptor subunit, with the protein MKKVFLVIILIVAAAGGYMYWQQQNKDQDENAGAFKIYGTIDIRDAALAFTEQEQIETVLVEEGMRVKKGQVLAKLRTTKLDAAITELKARIAAQKETVAKLEAGSRSQEIDQARAEVQAAMARVENVSLTVKRLKATSSSGATSIQNYDDAKAQLKVETAQLSASRQALDLLIEGPRKEDIAVARHQLDALVADLDQLQVRLSDMTLTAPADGTIQSRILEQGELAGPSKPAFVLALTDPKWVRAYVPEPMLGKIKLGMTAQIYTDSLPGTSLDGWVGFISPVAEFTPRAVATEDLRTQLVYETRVFVKDPEDILHLGTPVTVSVNENQPPARRPAD; encoded by the coding sequence ATGAAAAAAGTATTCCTTGTCATCATACTGATCGTTGCGGCAGCCGGTGGTTACATGTATTGGCAGCAACAGAATAAAGATCAGGATGAAAATGCAGGCGCCTTCAAAATTTACGGCACAATCGATATTCGTGACGCAGCCCTTGCGTTCACCGAACAGGAGCAGATTGAAACGGTGCTGGTCGAAGAGGGCATGCGTGTGAAAAAAGGCCAGGTCTTGGCAAAATTGCGCACCACAAAGCTTGATGCCGCCATCACGGAACTGAAGGCCAGGATCGCGGCCCAGAAGGAGACCGTGGCCAAGCTGGAAGCGGGCAGCAGGTCCCAGGAGATCGATCAGGCCCGGGCCGAGGTGCAGGCCGCTATGGCCCGGGTGGAGAATGTCTCCCTCACCGTAAAACGCCTCAAAGCCACCTCCAGTTCCGGGGCTACCAGCATTCAGAACTATGATGATGCAAAAGCCCAGCTAAAGGTTGAAACTGCCCAGTTATCGGCAAGCCGGCAAGCCCTGGACCTGCTCATTGAGGGGCCGCGCAAAGAGGATATCGCCGTTGCCCGCCACCAGCTTGATGCCCTTGTGGCAGACCTTGACCAGCTTCAGGTGCGCCTGTCCGACATGACCCTGACCGCTCCTGCCGACGGGACTATCCAATCCAGAATTTTGGAACAAGGTGAGCTTGCAGGGCCGTCCAAACCCGCTTTTGTTCTGGCGCTTACTGATCCCAAATGGGTGCGGGCATATGTCCCGGAACCCATGCTGGGGAAAATTAAGCTGGGCATGACCGCTCAAATTTACACGGATTCACTGCCCGGAACGTCTTTGGACGGATGGGTGGGGTTTATTTCTCCCGTGGCAGAATTTACCCCCCGGGCTGTGGCCACCGAAGATCTGCGCACCCAGTTGGTGTATGAAACCCGGGTGTTTGTGAAAGATCCAGAGGACATTTTACATCTGGGGACCCCCGTAACCGTATCCGTTAATGAAAATCAGCCCCCGGCCCGGCGGCCTGCTGACTGA
- a CDS encoding CerR family C-terminal domain-containing protein, translating into MVKKENTPAPGTRERLLEAAIDVFGRHGFDSATTRMIAKAGNVNIAAIPYYFGGKEGLYQAVIDHIVDHIKNQAGDLLEQISKTTFTQDTGPQQARELIQAVLERFVNFVAGSEQGPRFSRIILREQMFPSSAYDAIFEGFLKPVLDALSTLIMAASGESDPRQATFKAMTLMGQVIIFRVARETIVRGLDLDGYSPQELEEIRRVVVDNALAITAAPTE; encoded by the coding sequence ATGGTAAAAAAAGAAAATACCCCGGCACCCGGCACCAGAGAGCGTCTGCTTGAAGCCGCCATAGACGTATTTGGCAGGCACGGATTTGATTCGGCCACCACCCGGATGATTGCCAAGGCCGGTAACGTGAATATTGCCGCCATCCCCTATTATTTCGGAGGCAAGGAAGGGCTTTACCAGGCCGTCATCGACCATATTGTTGACCATATCAAAAACCAGGCAGGCGATCTGCTCGAACAAATCAGCAAAACGACTTTCACCCAGGATACCGGCCCCCAGCAGGCCCGGGAACTGATCCAGGCCGTTTTGGAACGATTTGTTAATTTCGTTGCCGGCTCGGAACAAGGCCCGCGGTTTTCCAGGATCATCCTGCGGGAGCAGATGTTCCCCAGTTCTGCCTATGACGCTATTTTTGAAGGGTTTCTGAAACCTGTGCTTGATGCCTTGTCCACCCTGATCATGGCGGCATCCGGCGAATCTGATCCCCGGCAGGCAACATTTAAAGCCATGACACTCATGGGCCAGGTGATTATTTTCAGGGTGGCACGGGAAACCATTGTCCGGGGGCTTGACCTTGACGGGTATTCCCCCCAAGAACTGGAAGAAATCCGCCGGGTGGTTGTGGACAATGCCCTGGCGATCACTGCAGCACCAACCGAATAA
- a CDS encoding radical SAM protein: MMSRDYPFETGVYRPPSEGGSASLLVRFTRNCPWNHCTFCTMYKGKKFNLRPLEEIKADINAMANLVVDLQGESKALGHGGQVTRDAILALLEKAPSLNQHPGADMLIQWLAVGGKTAFIQDGNSMIMPPQDLIAALTYLKETFPSIERITTYARVRTLAQRSLEDLKAIRAAGLDRLHLGLETGDDALLKQIKKGVTADGHIEGGKKAMAAGFQVSEYWMPGLGGREMTDQHAENTARVLSEVNPHYIRSRPFRPAPGSPMFDQVSQGRITLLNPREQLLELRRMVRNLDVTSKVCFDHMGNYWRTASGDLVLHHGYEGYQFPDEKQTVLGRIELGLAFKQQPARFIL; the protein is encoded by the coding sequence ATGATGAGCCGAGACTACCCGTTTGAAACCGGTGTATACCGTCCGCCCAGTGAGGGGGGCAGCGCGTCCCTGCTGGTTCGTTTTACCCGGAACTGCCCCTGGAACCACTGCACCTTTTGTACGATGTATAAGGGAAAGAAGTTTAATCTGAGGCCCCTGGAAGAGATTAAGGCTGACATCAATGCGATGGCTAACCTTGTGGTGGATCTCCAGGGCGAATCAAAAGCCCTGGGGCATGGGGGGCAGGTTACCCGGGACGCCATCCTGGCGTTGCTTGAAAAAGCACCGAGCCTAAACCAGCATCCGGGTGCGGACATGCTGATCCAGTGGCTGGCTGTGGGCGGTAAAACCGCCTTTATTCAGGACGGAAACTCCATGATCATGCCGCCCCAGGATCTGATAGCGGCACTGACCTATCTTAAAGAAACCTTTCCTTCCATCGAAAGAATCACCACCTATGCCCGGGTCCGGACCCTGGCCCAGCGTTCTCTTGAGGATCTAAAGGCCATACGTGCAGCCGGTCTCGACCGCCTCCACCTGGGTCTTGAAACCGGGGACGATGCCCTGCTCAAGCAGATAAAGAAAGGGGTAACGGCCGACGGCCATATTGAAGGGGGTAAAAAGGCCATGGCGGCAGGGTTCCAGGTATCGGAATACTGGATGCCCGGTCTGGGCGGCCGGGAGATGACAGATCAGCACGCCGAAAATACCGCCCGGGTGCTCAGTGAGGTCAATCCCCACTATATCCGTTCCCGGCCCTTCAGGCCCGCTCCTGGTTCCCCGATGTTTGACCAGGTCAGCCAGGGCCGGATCACCCTGCTGAATCCCAGAGAGCAGTTGCTTGAACTGCGACGCATGGTCCGGAACCTGGATGTAACATCCAAGGTGTGCTTTGACCACATGGGCAACTACTGGCGAACAGCCTCGGGCGACCTGGTTCTCCACCATGGCTATGAAGGATACCAGTTCCCGGATGAAAAACAGACGGTCCTGGGCCGCATTGAACTGGGCCTTGCGTTTAAACAGCAACCGGCCCGGTTTATTCTATAG
- a CDS encoding choice-of-anchor A family protein, with the protein MKKIVLTALCLFFAVAGSASAFSTTSLGAAGDYNLFTLNSTVANKLHDSDSEGSVAIAGSAEIHNYSVASVLSDSDAKFVVGGTLTMTNGQVGKDGSGSIYSGGATLTNVNPAISKNLSQSDVDFASAANYLTSASSQWARQAATGSVTEINGGALTLTGTGSSLEVFNLNISDLENAYSLTVADVISNATVLVNIAGTGMSNDDSNIAFDFFGMNSMILYNFYEAESLTFGSIEGSVLAASAAVNFNGGNIDGQMIADSIDAQGEFHNVAFEGDLPAVPLPCSLWLLGGGLLCLSCLRRRNV; encoded by the coding sequence ATGAAGAAAATTGTTCTAACAGCTCTATGTTTGTTTTTTGCAGTTGCTGGATCTGCATCGGCGTTTTCGACAACTTCCCTTGGCGCGGCCGGGGATTACAATCTGTTTACCCTTAACTCCACAGTGGCTAATAAACTTCATGACTCTGATTCTGAAGGCTCTGTTGCCATTGCAGGGAGTGCAGAGATTCATAACTATTCTGTTGCAAGTGTACTTTCCGACAGTGATGCAAAATTTGTGGTCGGCGGGACGTTGACTATGACGAATGGTCAGGTCGGTAAAGATGGCTCAGGTTCAATTTATTCTGGTGGAGCAACGCTAACTAATGTAAACCCAGCAATCAGCAAGAATCTTTCCCAAAGCGATGTGGACTTTGCCTCTGCCGCAAATTATCTCACCTCCGCCTCTTCTCAATGGGCAAGACAGGCTGCCACGGGAAGTGTTACAGAAATCAATGGTGGCGCCTTGACCCTGACCGGAACGGGCAGTTCCCTTGAAGTCTTCAACCTTAATATTTCGGATCTTGAAAACGCATATAGCCTTACCGTTGCAGATGTAATCTCAAATGCCACGGTACTGGTAAATATTGCCGGAACTGGCATGTCAAATGATGATTCAAATATTGCTTTTGATTTCTTTGGCATGAATTCTATGATTCTCTATAATTTTTACGAGGCCGAAAGCCTTACATTCGGCAGTATTGAAGGAAGTGTTCTGGCTGCCTCGGCTGCAGTGAATTTTAATGGTGGAAACATCGACGGCCAAATGATTGCCGATTCCATTGACGCTCAGGGTGAGTTCCACAACGTTGCATTCGAAGGTGATCTGCCTGCCGTTCCATTACCGTGTTCACTCTGGCTTTTAGGCGGCGGCCTTCTTTGTCTTTCCTGTCTTCGTAGGAGAAACGTATAA
- a CDS encoding IS1634 family transposase: MAIRDYGIDQRWLIIRSKGALERAVKSVERTISKEKERAEKQLFHLQAQRFDSEAEAMTALQELSDKWKYHLVDTIEFQQHIKYAVKGRPTPDTPIKSIKLQINVDLKVNQEKVEQDRDQKSCFVLGTSIPRFQLSDEDVFWGYKGQSKVENGFRFIKDPLFFASSLFVKKPSRVEGMLMVMTLSLLIYSIAQRRMRNELKRLETTLPNQIGKPVQNPTLRWIFQQMEGVDCVNIFHKEGEVRCLINGLNDIRRKILTLFGQTVSEIYQISFE, encoded by the coding sequence GTGGCCATCCGGGATTATGGAATTGATCAACGTTGGTTGATCATTCGATCCAAAGGGGCTCTGGAGCGCGCAGTCAAGAGCGTTGAAAGAACTATTTCAAAAGAGAAGGAACGCGCGGAAAAGCAACTCTTCCATCTTCAGGCCCAACGATTTGACTCGGAAGCCGAAGCAATGACGGCCCTCCAAGAACTCAGTGATAAATGGAAGTATCACCTGGTTGACACTATTGAGTTTCAACAGCACATCAAATATGCCGTCAAAGGTAGACCAACGCCGGATACCCCGATAAAATCAATTAAATTGCAAATCAATGTGGACTTAAAGGTCAATCAAGAAAAAGTCGAGCAAGACCGCGATCAGAAATCCTGTTTTGTTCTTGGGACCTCAATTCCAAGATTCCAGTTGAGCGACGAAGATGTATTTTGGGGATATAAAGGCCAGTCTAAGGTCGAGAATGGCTTCCGATTTATCAAAGATCCTTTATTTTTTGCATCTTCGCTGTTTGTCAAAAAGCCATCTCGTGTCGAAGGAATGTTGATGGTGATGACCTTATCATTACTAATTTACTCCATTGCCCAGCGTCGCATGCGGAATGAATTGAAGCGCCTTGAAACAACACTGCCCAATCAGATTGGGAAACCTGTTCAAAACCCCACTCTTCGCTGGATTTTTCAACAAATGGAAGGTGTCGACTGTGTGAATATTTTTCATAAAGAAGGCGAAGTCCGATGTCTTATCAATGGGTTAAATGACATACGGAGAAAAATATTAACTCTTTTTGGACAGACCGTATCAGAAATATATCAAATTTCTTTTGAATAG
- the istA gene encoding IS21 family transposase gives MNVLKPEKRAAMTTLLNQNVSQREISRNTGIDRKTIRKYIQQNDLGRIQNPPPVATSNSPTLATGRIENPPSLPPVYSADTKQIPFHARSACEPHRQWIEKQVRLGRNAMSIYQDLVELFSFNHKYNSVKRFVRRLKHKAPKQYDRLEFLPGEEAQVDYGQGALTMGTSGKYRRPRLFVMTLKYSRRSFRKVVWQSSQETWAKLHEEAFRYFGGCVQYVVLDNLKEGVIKPDIYEPELNPVYAAMLNHYGVVADPARVRDPNRKGTVENAVQHTQDTGLKGRRFDTIEEQNKWLMHWEEVWASKRIHGRMKRQVEQMFQEEKPHLHALPLKGFDYFRQETRTVYDDGTVQVDQSYYSALPAPLHEDVIVRIYEYDVEIIDPRTMEKIRTHVKSDRPGRVKMMPEDRIFNPSRQTTYLLNKAESIGPQTRQLCELIFREQGRTGQRRLQGIVNLARKHEAGNIEAAATTAIEKGLRSYKSFCRLVENQKISAPIQDGSRICQAHKLIRSSDDYGRFFNTFAAGNPPAISKEDLPKVWQNADWLKVLSVFSLKPQKHKNNEIWIKSPFSDEKNASLHMHSGKNVYKDFSSGKGGGILNFCQDLLALRGKQMNCYEVAEWMVDQGVSILNQTAAIGQKPVQKRNSTNPPVAVDLQPYLQFSHPMLEKRGISGQACRYLGCGYLPEREQGKCSPLNGRLVFQVRGVNQNLKPVVLSHVGRALTKEQSAADGRYWGFPFSKKLEIYNQDKLLLDPGAKKQVEQHGLTLVEGFFDVAALVSAGCLNAGAIMGAHLCEEQVHRLQFLASHINISIVNLFLDRDRAGKEGSLKAASLLKRHGFTVRVFDWDQKFERPGCLPVGITSGIKDPADMSGSQLRYLRKTSII, from the coding sequence ATGAACGTTTTGAAACCAGAAAAACGAGCAGCAATGACCACCTTGCTCAACCAGAATGTCAGTCAGCGTGAAATAAGCAGAAATACCGGCATAGACCGTAAAACAATCCGGAAGTACATTCAGCAAAATGATCTTGGACGAATTCAAAATCCTCCACCGGTGGCCACCTCAAATTCCCCCACCCTGGCCACCGGCCGGATTGAGAATCCCCCATCCCTGCCACCGGTGTATTCAGCGGACACAAAACAGATACCATTCCATGCACGATCTGCCTGCGAACCGCATCGGCAATGGATAGAAAAGCAAGTTCGGTTAGGCCGGAATGCGATGTCCATCTACCAGGACCTGGTGGAACTGTTCAGTTTTAACCATAAATACAACAGCGTAAAACGATTTGTCCGTAGGTTAAAACACAAAGCCCCCAAACAGTACGACCGACTTGAGTTTTTACCAGGCGAGGAAGCCCAGGTGGATTATGGCCAGGGCGCCTTGACCATGGGGACATCCGGTAAATACCGACGGCCTCGACTCTTTGTCATGACCCTGAAGTACTCCCGGCGTTCCTTCCGTAAGGTTGTCTGGCAGTCCAGCCAGGAGACATGGGCCAAACTGCATGAAGAGGCTTTCCGGTATTTTGGCGGGTGTGTTCAGTACGTGGTTCTGGACAACTTAAAAGAAGGGGTCATAAAACCGGACATCTATGAACCGGAGTTGAATCCGGTGTATGCGGCCATGCTCAACCACTATGGTGTGGTGGCCGATCCGGCCCGGGTGAGAGATCCTAACCGCAAGGGCACAGTTGAAAATGCGGTCCAGCATACCCAGGATACGGGTTTGAAGGGGCGGCGGTTCGACACCATTGAGGAGCAGAATAAATGGTTGATGCACTGGGAGGAAGTCTGGGCATCAAAGCGGATACACGGCCGAATGAAACGGCAGGTCGAGCAAATGTTCCAGGAAGAAAAGCCCCACCTGCATGCCTTGCCCCTGAAAGGTTTTGATTACTTTAGGCAGGAAACCCGGACAGTTTATGATGACGGCACTGTTCAGGTGGATCAATCCTATTATTCAGCACTTCCGGCACCTCTGCATGAAGATGTCATCGTCCGAATTTATGAATATGATGTCGAGATCATTGATCCCCGGACCATGGAAAAAATTCGCACCCATGTCAAAAGCGACCGGCCGGGAAGGGTTAAAATGATGCCGGAGGACAGAATTTTCAATCCATCCCGGCAAACAACCTACCTATTAAATAAGGCTGAAAGCATCGGGCCCCAAACCCGGCAGTTGTGCGAACTGATTTTCAGGGAACAGGGGAGGACAGGACAGCGCCGGCTGCAGGGGATCGTCAACCTTGCCAGAAAGCATGAGGCCGGAAACATTGAGGCTGCTGCGACAACAGCCATAGAAAAAGGGTTGCGAAGCTACAAATCATTCTGTCGACTGGTTGAAAACCAGAAAATATCAGCCCCCATCCAGGATGGAAGCCGCATATGTCAGGCGCATAAACTGATCCGGTCATCAGATGATTATGGCCGGTTTTTCAATACATTTGCTGCCGGCAACCCGCCTGCAATCTCAAAAGAGGACCTTCCGAAGGTATGGCAAAATGCTGATTGGCTGAAAGTACTGTCCGTTTTCAGTCTTAAGCCCCAAAAGCATAAAAATAACGAAATCTGGATCAAGTCCCCTTTCTCAGACGAAAAGAACGCCTCATTACATATGCATTCCGGGAAAAATGTGTACAAGGATTTCAGCAGCGGCAAAGGCGGCGGCATACTCAATTTCTGCCAGGATCTGTTGGCCCTTCGTGGCAAACAGATGAACTGCTATGAAGTGGCTGAATGGATGGTTGATCAAGGGGTTTCTATATTGAATCAGACCGCAGCCATTGGGCAAAAGCCGGTCCAAAAGCGGAACAGCACAAATCCGCCGGTGGCTGTTGACCTGCAGCCATATTTGCAATTTTCGCATCCAATGTTGGAGAAGCGGGGGATCTCCGGTCAAGCATGCCGGTACCTGGGATGCGGCTACCTGCCGGAAAGAGAGCAAGGTAAATGTTCCCCATTAAACGGCAGGTTGGTTTTTCAGGTTCGTGGGGTTAATCAGAATTTAAAACCTGTTGTGTTGAGCCATGTCGGCCGTGCATTGACAAAGGAACAGTCCGCCGCCGACGGCAGGTACTGGGGTTTTCCATTTTCTAAAAAGCTGGAGATATACAACCAGGACAAGCTGCTCCTGGACCCTGGGGCCAAAAAACAGGTGGAGCAACACGGTCTGACCCTTGTGGAAGGCTTCTTTGATGTGGCTGCCCTCGTGTCGGCCGGTTGCCTGAATGCAGGCGCCATAATGGGGGCGCATCTGTGTGAGGAGCAGGTTCACCGGCTCCAATTTTTAGCGTCGCATATCAACATCAGCATCGTCAATCTCTTCCTGGACCGGGATAGAGCAGGCAAGGAGGGCTCCCTGAAGGCTGCGTCATTGCTAAAGCGACATGGATTTACCGTAAGGGTATTTGACTGGGATCAGAAATTTGAACGTCCGGGATGTTTGCCCGTGGGAATAACGTCCGGCATCAAAGATCCGGCCGATATGTCCGGATCTCAGCTCAGATACTTAAGAAAGACAAGCATAATTTAA
- the istB gene encoding IS21-like element helper ATPase IstB codes for MSMTITEIEKQLKVLRLSGMLATLESRALQANQSNAGLVEALSWLIQDELDHRSSSLRQRRFKASGLDEMKTLTEFDWGFNPKLPKKEVYELVTAKFIQNGEDALLIGAPGTGKSHIAKTIAHASVQLFQKTVYREAHVFFEDMFEAEQIQNRKKVFKLFTQADLLVIDDLFLRKKMPKDAADYLLDVIINRYARRKSTVITSNRPIEDWGLLLKDNAASSAILDRLLHHGHLLKFEGKSYRLKEAANRLSQLRENREG; via the coding sequence ATGAGTATGACAATCACAGAAATCGAAAAACAATTAAAGGTTCTCAGGTTAAGCGGTATGCTGGCAACACTCGAAAGCCGGGCCTTGCAGGCCAATCAATCTAATGCCGGCCTGGTTGAGGCATTGTCCTGGCTGATTCAGGATGAACTGGACCATCGTTCATCCAGTCTAAGGCAACGCAGGTTTAAGGCTTCCGGACTTGATGAGATGAAAACATTGACGGAATTTGACTGGGGATTTAATCCCAAACTCCCCAAAAAGGAGGTTTATGAACTGGTGACCGCCAAGTTCATACAAAATGGCGAAGATGCCCTGCTGATAGGTGCCCCGGGAACCGGCAAGAGCCATATTGCCAAAACCATTGCCCATGCGTCTGTCCAATTGTTCCAGAAAACGGTTTACCGGGAAGCCCATGTTTTTTTTGAAGACATGTTTGAGGCTGAGCAAATTCAAAATAGAAAAAAGGTCTTCAAACTGTTTACACAGGCGGATCTTTTGGTTATTGATGATTTGTTTCTCCGGAAAAAAATGCCTAAAGACGCAGCTGACTACCTGCTGGATGTCATCATTAACCGGTATGCCAGAAGGAAAAGCACCGTGATCACTTCCAATCGCCCCATTGAAGACTGGGGCCTGCTTCTCAAAGACAATGCCGCATCATCGGCCATACTGGACCGGTTGCTTCACCATGGTCATCTGTTGAAATTTGAGGGGAAGAGTTACCGACTCAAGGAGGCTGCCAACCGGCTCTCTCAGCTGCGCGAAAATAGGGAGGGATGA
- a CDS encoding IS1634 family transposase → METVKVERIDHLGIVAGVIKDLKIIEMIDSRIPKDEKENISAGEAIAGMVLNGLGFSNRPLSLTPQFFENKPLDVLFRPGVQASDFNHYKLGRSLDDAVDYSSELLFTEIASSTCRSESIHLLFNHLDTSSFSLTGEYLPDSDEHAIKITHGYSKDHRPDLKQAVLELMVSQDGGIPILCKCWDGNASDNTVFKERSSELVRQFKASDTPRYLIMDSKGYAESNASNLKDIPFITRIPGTLSIVKTVIEQALKWDQWVEINDDYQRQTLELGHYPGWPL, encoded by the coding sequence TTGGAAACTGTTAAAGTCGAACGTATTGACCACTTGGGTATTGTTGCTGGCGTTATCAAGGATTTGAAAATCATCGAAATGATTGACTCTCGCATACCAAAAGATGAGAAGGAAAATATCAGTGCCGGAGAAGCTATTGCCGGTATGGTTCTCAATGGGCTGGGTTTTTCCAATCGGCCGCTGTCGCTGACGCCTCAATTTTTCGAAAACAAGCCGCTGGATGTTTTGTTCCGTCCCGGGGTGCAAGCCTCGGACTTCAATCACTACAAGCTCGGGCGCAGTCTTGATGATGCGGTCGACTACAGCTCTGAACTGCTTTTCACCGAAATCGCCTCATCTACCTGTCGGTCGGAAAGTATCCATTTACTTTTCAACCATCTGGATACTTCATCTTTTTCATTGACCGGGGAGTATCTTCCTGATTCGGATGAACATGCCATCAAAATAACTCATGGTTACTCCAAAGACCACCGTCCTGATTTGAAACAGGCTGTGCTGGAGCTGATGGTATCCCAGGATGGTGGCATTCCCATTTTGTGTAAGTGCTGGGACGGGAATGCTTCGGATAATACCGTTTTCAAAGAACGCAGCAGTGAACTCGTTCGTCAGTTCAAAGCAAGCGATACCCCTCGTTACCTGATTATGGATTCGAAAGGATATGCCGAATCCAATGCTTCCAACTTGAAAGATATCCCGTTTATCACCCGCATCCCGGGGACCCTTTCTATTGTAAAGACCGTAATCGAACAGGCCCTAAAATGGGATCAGTGGGTGGAGATTAACGATGATTATCAGCGCCAGACGTTGGAGTTAGGACATTATCCCGGATGGCCACTTTAA